Proteins encoded within one genomic window of Paraglaciecola psychrophila 170:
- a CDS encoding TonB-dependent receptor, which produces MMKTHKIFKKSLLTQTIGIMLGTAVVLPAVAQEVDNTEVIQVKGVRGSLSQSMDIKRQSAGVVDAISSVDMGKFPDTNLAESLQRITGVSINRVNGEGSEVTVRGFGGNFNLVTLNGRQMPAANVGSITGNPQDKGAAGTSRSFDFSNLASEGVSGIEVYKTGRAGISSGGLGATININTLKPLVVGKNTSSVGIKAVKDESGDGVTPELSGVTNWVNDDSTFGVSLFGSFQERDSGSRHMSTEVYELRTYNGAADLDSLTIPGATVVNEPNIGQILSIPSNIGLGTNQDNRERTNAMLTVQFAPTQDLILTADATYATNEKESTSLIDGIWFARQFSSVEFDGNPVVSTPVKFSETGGANNAVIGKDFFFQNLALATKDELKSFGFNAEYNVNNDLSLSFDVASSEATSGGAGPDGLNVIRFNMAGATAGWQTVDFTQRIPAASILVEDSIKGGNGNGVFDKADVGSQVTQTDKSNQKTTVDQIRFEGQWIGDEVTVDFGVGYLSTEMRQTRQASTDALGDWGVTAPGDIPEGLFDQSCTACAFEDHDISGVDGADANSPGGTTIPLGSVSFSGDPLALLNAVGPLYDVSLAGRSINTDDDNTVEEEILSVYVQAVMDYEIGDMPLNIVAGLRYEQTDVTSSSIQFIPTEIIWEADNDFLPVLGASVDTISDKNDYSNFLPSLDLALDVNDEIKARASFSKTLARPSYEQLFQSTSFSPPPRITSLGGVATGSSGNAQLDPLESSNIDLSLEYYYTDSSMISIGYYRKDVKNFVGIAQSEKSLFGLLDATSGAPGTISGDAIAALTAGGYDISEVNMFTMSAVLQNPADFPNGAADFQDPVVNPTFEGQVFAAYDVFAVAGDPLLQFQVTGPVNDKSAVIDGFEFAWQHFFGETGFGYQVNYTTVNGDIGFDNGGAISVDQFALEGLSDTANLVLIYEKEGFSTRIAYNWRDEFLSTTNRGKGPRNPVYVSETEQVDINVGYQVNEDLSVSLDIINLLEEGQRKFGRSKNNIFFVQEADRRMVLSASYSF; this is translated from the coding sequence ATGATGAAAACACATAAAATATTTAAAAAGTCGTTATTAACACAAACTATCGGGATCATGCTTGGCACAGCAGTAGTTTTACCCGCTGTGGCGCAAGAAGTAGATAATACCGAAGTGATCCAAGTTAAGGGCGTTCGTGGCAGTCTATCTCAGTCAATGGATATTAAACGTCAATCTGCAGGTGTTGTTGACGCTATTTCTTCTGTAGACATGGGTAAATTCCCTGATACTAATTTAGCCGAGTCTTTGCAACGTATTACAGGCGTATCTATCAACCGTGTTAACGGTGAAGGTTCAGAAGTCACCGTTCGTGGTTTTGGAGGTAACTTCAATTTGGTCACCCTCAATGGTCGTCAAATGCCAGCAGCCAACGTTGGTAGCATCACTGGTAACCCTCAAGATAAAGGAGCAGCAGGCACTAGTCGTTCTTTTGATTTTTCAAATCTTGCTTCAGAAGGTGTCAGTGGAATAGAAGTATATAAAACAGGGCGTGCTGGAATAAGTTCTGGTGGTCTTGGTGCAACTATCAACATTAATACTCTAAAACCTTTAGTGGTGGGTAAAAATACCAGTTCTGTTGGTATAAAAGCAGTTAAAGATGAAAGTGGTGATGGTGTCACCCCAGAGTTGAGTGGCGTCACTAATTGGGTGAATGATGACTCAACGTTTGGTGTGTCACTATTCGGTTCATTTCAAGAGCGCGACTCTGGTAGTCGTCATATGAGTACTGAAGTGTATGAATTGCGCACATATAATGGTGCAGCAGATTTGGATTCTCTTACCATACCTGGTGCCACAGTAGTGAATGAACCTAATATTGGTCAAATTCTATCTATACCTAGTAATATTGGTTTAGGTACTAACCAAGATAATCGTGAACGTACAAATGCCATGCTAACGGTGCAATTTGCACCTACGCAAGATTTAATCTTAACTGCTGATGCTACTTATGCAACAAATGAGAAAGAATCAACATCACTTATTGATGGTATCTGGTTTGCAAGGCAGTTCAGTTCTGTTGAATTTGATGGCAATCCGGTCGTGTCTACGCCAGTTAAATTTTCTGAAACGGGTGGCGCAAATAACGCAGTTATAGGTAAAGACTTTTTCTTTCAAAATTTAGCATTAGCAACCAAAGATGAATTAAAATCTTTTGGTTTTAATGCTGAGTATAACGTCAATAACGACCTAAGCCTAAGCTTTGATGTTGCATCATCAGAAGCCACTAGTGGCGGCGCTGGTCCTGATGGGCTTAACGTTATTCGCTTTAATATGGCTGGTGCAACTGCTGGTTGGCAAACAGTTGACTTTACTCAACGTATCCCTGCAGCAAGCATATTAGTTGAAGATAGTATAAAGGGTGGTAACGGTAATGGAGTTTTTGATAAGGCTGATGTGGGTTCACAAGTCACTCAAACAGATAAGTCTAATCAAAAAACTACAGTTGACCAAATCCGTTTTGAAGGTCAATGGATAGGCGATGAGGTAACAGTTGATTTTGGTGTGGGGTATCTTTCAACTGAAATGAGACAAACACGTCAAGCTTCAACTGACGCCTTAGGCGATTGGGGTGTAACAGCACCTGGTGATATCCCAGAGGGTTTATTCGACCAAAGCTGTACTGCTTGTGCATTTGAAGATCATGATATATCGGGTGTTGATGGGGCTGATGCTAATTCACCAGGTGGAACAACCATACCTTTAGGTAGTGTTTCCTTCAGTGGTGATCCCCTTGCTCTACTAAACGCAGTGGGTCCTCTTTATGACGTATCTTTAGCGGGTCGCTCAATCAATACTGATGATGATAATACGGTTGAAGAAGAGATTCTTTCTGTATATGTTCAAGCTGTTATGGATTATGAAATTGGTGACATGCCTTTAAACATTGTTGCTGGTTTACGTTATGAGCAAACTGATGTGACATCATCATCGATTCAATTTATACCTACAGAAATAATTTGGGAAGCTGATAACGACTTTTTACCCGTATTAGGTGCGTCAGTAGACACTATCTCGGACAAAAATGACTACTCTAATTTTTTACCTAGTCTCGATTTAGCCCTTGATGTGAATGATGAAATCAAGGCTCGTGCTTCTTTTAGTAAAACGTTAGCTCGCCCTTCTTATGAGCAATTGTTCCAATCAACTTCATTCTCACCACCACCACGCATAACGTCATTGGGTGGTGTAGCAACAGGTTCATCAGGTAATGCACAACTAGATCCGCTTGAGTCTTCTAACATCGACTTATCTCTAGAGTATTACTATACCGACTCAAGCATGATTTCAATCGGCTATTATAGAAAAGACGTCAAAAACTTTGTTGGCATTGCACAATCTGAGAAATCATTGTTTGGTTTGTTAGATGCCACTTCAGGTGCCCCTGGAACAATCTCAGGTGATGCAATAGCAGCATTGACTGCCGGAGGTTATGACATTTCCGAAGTTAACATGTTTACCATGTCAGCCGTTTTGCAAAACCCAGCGGACTTTCCTAATGGCGCAGCAGACTTCCAAGATCCTGTAGTTAATCCAACATTTGAAGGTCAAGTGTTTGCTGCTTATGATGTGTTTGCAGTTGCAGGTGATCCATTATTACAATTTCAGGTGACCGGTCCTGTTAATGATAAAAGTGCTGTAATAGATGGTTTTGAGTTTGCATGGCAACATTTCTTTGGTGAAACAGGTTTTGGTTATCAAGTAAACTACACTACCGTTAATGGTGATATTGGCTTTGATAATGGCGGTGCTATCAGTGTTGACCAATTTGCATTGGAAGGTTTAAGTGACACGGCTAACTTGGTTCTAATCTACGAAAAAGAAGGATTTTCAACGCGTATTGCCTATAACTGGCGAGATGAATTCTTAAGCACCACTAACCGTGGTAAAGGTCCGCGTAACCCAGTCTATGTCTCTGAAACTGAGCAAGTTGATATTAACGTCGGCTATCAAGTGAACGAGGACTTATCTGTGAGTTTAGATATTATTAACTTATTGGAAGAAGGCCAGCGTAAGTTTGGTCGTAGTAAGAATAATATTTTCTTTGTTCAAGAAGCGGATAGACGCATGGTATTAAGTGCAAGTTACAGCTTCTAA
- a CDS encoding SapC family protein: MSKATVLNNVDHKNLKVDTRPESNNTQQVNRSLVHATEISELHKEFPLVFYKHTDTEQLQLHAILGLEKDENLFMGESGWITRFVPALLARGPFSLGYKKSQEEGETPADPVICIDMDDPRVNTELGEDIFLQFGGEAPYLEYVKKALQTIDSGIQFDKTLFTLVESMDLLEPVSIQIKLSNVEEINFSDYYTINQQKLANLTGENLSKLNQYGVLSLLYFVLSSMGNFQQLIALKNAKSAMF; this comes from the coding sequence ATGAGTAAAGCAACCGTCTTAAATAATGTTGATCATAAAAATTTAAAGGTTGATACACGACCTGAATCTAATAATACCCAGCAAGTTAACCGTTCTTTAGTACATGCGACAGAGATAAGCGAACTTCACAAAGAATTTCCATTAGTATTTTACAAACACACGGACACAGAACAGCTGCAATTGCATGCCATTCTTGGCCTTGAAAAAGACGAAAATTTATTTATGGGTGAAAGTGGTTGGATTACTCGATTTGTGCCTGCTCTTTTGGCCAGAGGCCCGTTTAGTTTAGGTTATAAAAAATCCCAAGAAGAAGGCGAGACGCCAGCCGATCCGGTTATTTGTATTGATATGGACGACCCCCGTGTTAATACTGAGCTGGGTGAAGATATTTTTCTGCAATTTGGTGGGGAAGCGCCTTACCTGGAGTATGTCAAAAAAGCATTACAAACCATTGATAGCGGCATCCAGTTTGATAAAACGCTGTTTACTCTGGTTGAGTCAATGGACCTATTGGAGCCCGTGTCGATTCAAATCAAACTCAGCAATGTAGAAGAAATCAATTTCAGTGATTATTACACAATCAACCAACAGAAATTGGCCAATTTGACTGGTGAAAACCTAAGTAAACTAAACCAATATGGTGTGTTAAGTTTGTTGTATTTTGTACTCTCATCAATGGGTAATTTCCAACAGCTAATCGCTCTTAAAAATGCAAAGTCGGCAATGTTTTAA
- a CDS encoding cupin-like domain-containing protein, with protein sequence MIKKQNKVTVMEGIRPDCIPFDELFAQEQPVILKGLVKDWPLVKAGQQSSNNVMEQLELNYSQRPMLVYKGSPEIKARFGYDKFCTGFNYSSERTTIPEVFNTIRSQLDQEQHEYLYINSLRFDEGFPPLYASNSLAFKHPEFEHNQPIAKIWLGTESVAAAHFDQPKNIACCVLGKRRFTLFAPDQVDNLYPGPLTPTPGGQVVTLADLSKPDFTRFPRLKTALENAYIADLEPGDGLYYPSMWWHEVEAFDRFNAMVNFWWMTAAPYLGNPMDVLMHAMMSVRDRPAKEREAWRALFDYYIFSDPDQVRAHLPAESHGALATMDDNLSRRLRAMLRNNLNR encoded by the coding sequence GTGATAAAAAAACAAAACAAAGTAACAGTAATGGAAGGCATAAGGCCAGATTGCATTCCATTTGATGAGCTATTTGCACAGGAACAACCTGTGATTTTAAAGGGGCTGGTGAAAGACTGGCCATTAGTTAAGGCTGGGCAACAATCATCCAACAATGTAATGGAACAACTGGAGTTGAATTATAGTCAACGTCCAATGTTAGTTTACAAAGGTTCTCCAGAAATAAAAGCACGTTTCGGCTATGACAAGTTTTGTACTGGTTTTAACTATTCCAGTGAGCGAACTACTATTCCTGAGGTATTTAATACCATACGCAGTCAATTGGATCAGGAACAGCATGAATACCTGTATATCAATTCACTTAGGTTTGATGAAGGTTTTCCCCCATTATATGCAAGCAATAGCCTCGCATTTAAACACCCCGAATTTGAACATAATCAACCTATTGCCAAAATCTGGCTGGGCACAGAATCTGTTGCTGCAGCCCATTTTGATCAGCCCAAAAATATCGCTTGTTGTGTATTAGGTAAACGTCGTTTTACTTTGTTTGCACCTGATCAAGTAGACAATTTATACCCCGGACCTTTGACTCCTACACCTGGTGGGCAAGTGGTGACCTTGGCAGATCTCAGTAAACCTGATTTTACTCGTTTTCCACGATTAAAAACTGCCCTTGAAAATGCCTATATTGCAGACCTAGAACCAGGGGACGGCCTATATTACCCCAGTATGTGGTGGCACGAAGTCGAGGCCTTTGATCGCTTCAATGCCATGGTAAATTTTTGGTGGATGACAGCAGCACCTTATTTAGGTAATCCCATGGATGTGTTGATGCATGCCATGATGAGCGTAAGAGATCGTCCAGCTAAGGAAAGGGAAGCGTGGAGAGCGTTATTCGATTACTACATTTTTTCTGATCCTGATCAGGTCCGAGCCCATTTACCGGCTGAGAGTCATGGGGCATTGGCAACCATGGACGATAACTTAAGTAGGCGTTTGCGCGCAATGTTGCGCAA